The Deinobacterium chartae DNA segment CGGCGACATCACGTAGCGGGCCCCCTCGAAATCGGGGCGCTCGGCGTAGGTCTTGTCCAGCAGCAGGTGCGGGATCACGGTCTCGACGGCGAGCCTGACCCCGCGCGCCTTGGCGGCCAGGGCCGCTTTCAGCGCGGGTTCGCACGACAGGTGAACCACGTATCCGCTGGCCCCGGTCGCCTCGAGGAAGGCGGCAAAGCGCGCGGTCCCCTCGGCCTCGACCAGTTCAGGACGGCTGGGTTCGTGCCATTCGGGCCCGGTCTTGCCCTCGGCGAGCAGCGCGGCCTGCAGGCGCGCGACCAGTTCGGCGTTCTCGCAGTGCGCGGTGACGATCACGCCGAGCTCGCGGGCCAGGGTCAGCGTGCGGTACATCTCGCCGTCTTCGACCCCGAAGAAGTTCTTGTACGACAGAAAGATCTTGAACGAGGAGATGCCGTCGGCCACGATCTGGCGCAGCTGCGCCTCGGTGGTCTCGTCGAAGCGGGTCACGGCCATGTGAAAGGTGTAGTCGCAAGCACTCTGCCCCTCGGCCTTGGACTTCCACAGCTCGTAGCCCGCCAGGGCGTCTTCTTGCCTCGAGGGGCAGCACATCTCGATCAGGGTGGTCGTGCCGCCTGCGAGCGCGGCGGTCGAGGCGGTGCGGTAGGTGTCCTTGGCGAAGGTGGACATGAACGGCAGGTAGATGTGCACGTGCGGGTCGATAAAGCCCGGGAACACCAGCTTGCCGGTGGCGTCGATCACCTCGCAGCCGGGCGGGGCCTCGAGGTCGCGCCCGATGCGGGTGATGGTCTGGTCCTCGACGTACACGTCGGCGTGGTAGCGCGCGTCGGCGGTGATGATCTCTCCGTTGCGGATCAG contains these protein-coding regions:
- the hydA gene encoding dihydropyrimidinase; its protein translation is MPLLIRNGEIITADARYHADVYVEDQTITRIGRDLEAPPGCEVIDATGKLVFPGFIDPHVHIYLPFMSTFAKDTYRTASTAALAGGTTTLIEMCCPSRQEDALAGYELWKSKAEGQSACDYTFHMAVTRFDETTEAQLRQIVADGISSFKIFLSYKNFFGVEDGEMYRTLTLARELGVIVTAHCENAELVARLQAALLAEGKTGPEWHEPSRPELVEAEGTARFAAFLEATGASGYVVHLSCEPALKAALAAKARGVRLAVETVIPHLLLDKTYAERPDFEGARYVMSPPLRDARNHKPLWDALQMGLIDTVGTDHCPFDLEQKELGRGDFTRIPNGIPALEDRVNLLYTYGVSRGSLDLHRFVDAASTRAARLFGLFPRKGTVAVGSDADLVVYDPHYRGVISAATQHVNNDYNGFEGMEIDGRPEVVTVRGRVMVRGGQFVGEYGYGQFLRRPTAQAQTAVLEEAPA